Proteins from a genomic interval of Methanobacteriaceae archaeon:
- a CDS encoding 4Fe-4S binding protein, with amino-acid sequence MFLSTNKCEGSGECIKECPTEAIRLIDGKAFSCITCGACADACPNRAIFKNKYGGYIVDRARCNACGVCEFTCPVNSIKIENGVTKGICARCGICVDACPHDVRVDAFDIIEDRQLQFLESLNLAIQAPKRVSAEHDGVERVNVVTERDKCTLCRRCEYYCPTEAIIVNVDQSGVCTDCRVCEDLCPADAIKDTTIDNEKCTLCLKCVKECPNSAIYIKDFQVSIKKPEDINGENLENFEFPGTSKITGSIISCLNCGLCADACENDALRMIDGKLRFDPSICSECESMACLSVCPVGTLRPSEISGMGLKGYCVSCGRCVNVCDINEARSFKKVNWDGSISDDCISCGICAEICPKEAITLKRGTIDVDKAKCILCEKCGIHCPVDAIPKTTMRKKSIKDGFTLINDKLCMQCHLCEKICPEEAISETEDGKLVVDEDKCIYCGACFNACPARAVMFEREFEESV; translated from the coding sequence ATGTTTTTATCAACTAACAAGTGCGAGGGTTCAGGGGAATGCATAAAAGAATGTCCCACAGAAGCTATACGTCTGATTGATGGGAAGGCTTTTAGCTGCATAACTTGTGGTGCATGCGCCGATGCTTGTCCTAATAGAGCAATATTCAAAAATAAATATGGTGGTTATATTGTAGACCGGGCACGATGTAATGCATGTGGTGTATGTGAATTCACCTGTCCTGTTAACAGCATAAAAATAGAAAATGGTGTTACTAAAGGTATATGTGCTCGTTGTGGAATTTGTGTTGATGCTTGTCCACATGATGTCAGAGTCGATGCCTTTGATATTATTGAGGATCGCCAGCTACAATTTTTAGAATCTTTAAATCTGGCCATACAGGCTCCTAAAAGAGTATCTGCAGAACATGATGGGGTTGAACGGGTAAATGTAGTCACTGAACGGGATAAATGTACTTTATGTCGCAGATGTGAGTATTACTGTCCTACTGAAGCCATAATAGTAAATGTTGATCAAAGTGGAGTTTGTACTGATTGCCGGGTCTGTGAAGATCTCTGTCCTGCAGATGCTATTAAAGACACCACAATTGATAATGAAAAATGTACTTTATGTCTGAAATGTGTAAAAGAGTGCCCTAACAGTGCTATTTATATAAAAGACTTCCAGGTTTCCATTAAAAAGCCAGAGGATATAAATGGAGAAAATCTTGAAAATTTTGAATTTCCTGGAACTTCAAAAATCACGGGAAGTATTATATCTTGCTTAAACTGTGGTTTATGTGCTGATGCTTGTGAAAATGATGCTTTGAGAATGATTGATGGAAAACTAAGATTTGATCCTTCTATTTGCTCTGAATGTGAAAGCATGGCCTGTCTGTCTGTCTGTCCAGTGGGAACACTAAGACCATCAGAAATCTCAGGGATGGGACTAAAAGGATACTGTGTATCTTGTGGCCGATGTGTAAATGTCTGTGATATTAATGAGGCCCGGAGTTTTAAAAAGGTTAACTGGGATGGAAGCATTTCTGATGACTGCATATCTTGTGGTATCTGTGCTGAAATATGTCCTAAAGAGGCCATTACTCTTAAAAGAGGAACCATTGATGTGGATAAGGCCAAATGTATTTTATGTGAAAAATGTGGTATTCACTGTCCGGTCGATGCTATACCTAAAACTACCATGCGTAAAAAATCAATCAAAGACGGATTTACACTTATAAATGATAAATTGTGTATGCAATGCCATCTATGCGAAAAAATATGTCCTGAAGAGGCCATATCTGAAACAGAAGATGGAAAATTAGTAGTGGATGAAGATAAATGTATATATTGTGGGGCCTGTTTTAATGCCTGTCCTGCCAGAGCAGTAATGTTTGAAAGAGAGTTTGAGGAATCAGTATGA
- a CDS encoding 4Fe-4S dicluster domain-containing protein, whose product MKNLIRIILEGAYTNFKRIAFASDRVTDMEMRSRILEGRVQPTDKVAEVACIGCGGCCNACPTEAVEMKNLEEPVELMEGLVKTQIPVLNSERCVHCYYCHDFCPLYALFGEKATIHPNDVGIVESDITQLMDKPFKISDDKIAFISQFLADKSILKKKKI is encoded by the coding sequence ATGAAAAATTTAATTAGGATAATCCTGGAAGGGGCTTATACCAATTTTAAAAGGATAGCTTTTGCCTCAGACCGGGTTACTGACATGGAAATGAGAAGCCGAATCCTGGAAGGCCGTGTTCAACCCACAGATAAAGTGGCTGAAGTGGCTTGTATTGGATGTGGTGGATGTTGTAATGCTTGTCCAACAGAAGCGGTGGAGATGAAGAATCTGGAAGAGCCAGTAGAACTAATGGAAGGGCTTGTTAAAACTCAAATTCCAGTTCTAAACAGTGAGAGATGTGTTCACTGCTATTACTGTCACGATTTTTGTCCATTATATGCGTTATTTGGTGAAAAAGCTACTATCCATCCAAATGATGTTGGAATTGTAGAATCAGATATTACTCAGTTAATGGATAAACCTTTCAAGATTTCAGATGATAAAATTGCTTTTATATCTCAGTTTTTAGCAGATAAAAGTATTTTAAAGAAAAAAAAGATTTAA
- a CDS encoding MnhB domain-containing protein, with amino-acid sequence MSTILKIFVFPAAMLIMCLGVLTILGGHITPGGGFQGGAMIAGAFIFCAVVYGLKENPFHFSHNFMAAMESAGALIYVGLGLAGLIFSGFYLYNLGVDLYGIVPTFIKNIFDYPDPIHAGIIPYLNIVIGLKVMVGLSAVVIAFMQFNHEDENNDADGESDGK; translated from the coding sequence ATGAGTACCATACTTAAAATATTCGTATTCCCCGCTGCAATGCTCATAATGTGTTTGGGAGTTTTAACAATTCTAGGAGGACACATCACACCTGGAGGAGGATTTCAGGGAGGAGCTATGATTGCAGGAGCATTTATCTTCTGTGCTGTAGTTTACGGGTTAAAAGAAAACCCTTTCCACTTTTCACATAATTTCATGGCGGCTATGGAGAGTGCTGGTGCATTAATTTATGTAGGTCTGGGATTAGCAGGATTGATATTTTCTGGATTTTATTTATACAACCTGGGAGTAGATTTATACGGTATTGTTCCTACCTTCATCAAGAACATATTTGACTATCCAGATCCAATACACGCAGGAATTATCCCTTATTTGAATATAGTGATTGGTTTAAAGGTTATGGTTGGTTTAAGTGCAGTTGTGATAGCATTTATGCAATTTAACCATGAAGATGAAAACAACGATGCTGATGGTGAATCTGATGGTAAATGA
- a CDS encoding energy-converting hydrogenase B subunit J, with product MLYLGPTLFGFLLGFILGSRIKNNPESEMHFPYSSYIVVIIAALYMAWQLGPFPYYVDSPLASGFVACIIGIFAGKIVFGRQPTKT from the coding sequence ATGTTATATTTAGGCCCAACATTATTCGGATTTCTGCTAGGATTTATACTGGGATCACGAATTAAAAATAATCCTGAAAGTGAAATGCACTTTCCTTATTCGTCATATATTGTAGTCATAATTGCTGCATTATACATGGCTTGGCAATTGGGACCTTTCCCTTATTATGTTGATTCACCTTTAGCCAGTGGATTTGTAGCGTGTATTATTGGAATATTTGCCGGAAAAATCGTTTTCGGCCGTCAACCTACAAAAACATAG
- a CDS encoding EhbH, which yields MSEGIRNLIASIALALFGITLLESMVGFKEALNPGINQVYLWVGTKIAPNMVTNVVFDWRAFDTLGEALILVTAVIITLLIFGRGKVEMGGK from the coding sequence ATGTCTGAAGGTATACGAAACTTAATAGCATCTATTGCATTGGCATTATTTGGTATAACCTTATTAGAATCCATGGTTGGATTTAAAGAAGCTCTAAATCCGGGAATAAATCAAGTATATCTATGGGTTGGTACCAAAATTGCTCCTAACATGGTAACCAATGTGGTTTTTGATTGGAGAGCTTTCGATACTCTGGGAGAAGCTCTTATCCTTGTTACAGCAGTAATTATAACTCTTTTAATATTTGGAAGAGGAAAAGTAGAAATGGGGGGCAAATAA
- a CDS encoding NADH-quinone oxidoreductase subunit B family protein, translating into MSLKSYSRARAVHAMLVYTGGCNGCDIEIVNAVFSPKFDAEQYKIFLTWNPREADVLIVTGPVTKHNEKPLKEIYDAIPEPKAVIAAGACALMGGVYKNIHGDLPSEEISGPVDNIIPVDAKVPGCAVRPEDVLAGAVAALPKLLDAD; encoded by the coding sequence ATGAGCCTCAAATCGTATTCAAGGGCCAGAGCTGTTCATGCCATGCTAGTATATACTGGAGGATGTAATGGTTGCGATATAGAAATCGTCAACGCTGTTTTTTCTCCTAAATTCGATGCAGAGCAATATAAAATCTTCTTAACCTGGAACCCCCGGGAGGCAGATGTTCTCATTGTCACCGGTCCAGTTACCAAACACAATGAAAAACCTTTAAAAGAGATATATGATGCAATACCTGAACCTAAAGCAGTTATAGCTGCGGGGGCCTGTGCTTTAATGGGTGGAGTTTATAAAAACATCCATGGAGATTTGCCATCTGAAGAAATCTCGGGACCTGTGGATAATATTATACCTGTGGATGCAAAAGTTCCAGGATGTGCAGTAAGGCCGGAAGATGTGCTGGCTGGCGCAGTGGCCGCTTTACCTAAACTTTTAGATGCGGATTAA